A window of Diospyros lotus cultivar Yz01 chromosome 14, ASM1463336v1, whole genome shotgun sequence contains these coding sequences:
- the LOC127791137 gene encoding E3 ubiquitin-protein ligase APD2 isoform X1: MDAPDWTSQVHAAAASTSWSSSFARREFSGDAAASSSSSPVEEEAVPEVRNQHQSVEGQASVSNHIHYTGTVEGETSVLVREDTWSCIVVILTFWFFVSMTFIFGVYGSENLQFGPNSSLLIKPNPIFVDYIKLKQSGEGNVGPILYGLYKDPPLDVVTTWSSILNISVLAGIHKEWVYMLNKGSQINISYSVSSSRPSSLILIIAQGSEGFAQWLEDPSYPNTTLFWKVIHGSGTIQQDISKSLTYYVAVGNLNSEEVEVQLDIRVKALLYNTTEAYYNCAVADGGCSLKMFFPNGNAAVLTSPSSEQVPTGYLCNVKLSYGPRWITYLFGIGVMTLLMLLGFHFLNNFQCSRYDQTRFQFGDIRQERTPLLSQKDDDLSSWDSSYDSVTEDDEDLEDRLASSSLEGKPLKDGDYNNNIRRLCAICFDAPRDCFFLPCGHCVACFACGTRVAELAGTCPICRRNMKKVRKIFSV, encoded by the exons ATGGACGCACCAGATTGGACTTCGCAGGTGCatgccgccgccgcctccaCCTCGTGGTCTTCGTCGTTCGCCAGAAGGGAATTTTCAGGGGATGCGGCGGCGTCGTCTTCCTCTTCGCCGGTGGAAGAGGAGGCGGTGCCGGAGGTTCGCAATCAACATCAGTCCGTCGAGGGACAGGCGAGCGTCTCTAACCATATACACTACACAGGAACAGTAGAGGGGGAGACCTCGGTACTGGTCCGAGAAGATACCTGGTCTTGCATCGTCGTCATCCTCACCTTTTGGTTCTTCG TTTCAATGACTTTCATTTTTGGTGTGTATGGTTCTGAGAATCTACAATTTGGCCCCAACAGCTCACTTCTAATAAAGCCTAATCCCATTTTTGTGGATTATATAAAG TTGAAGCAATCAGGTGAGGGAAATGTTGGTCCTATtctatatggattatataaaGACCCACCTCTCGATGTTGTAACTACTTGGTCATCAATCCTGAACATATCTGTCCTTGCTGGTATTCACAAG GAATGggtatatatgttaaataaaggatctcaaataaatatttcatacaGCGTGAGCTCCTCGCGGCCATCTTCTCTAATCCTTATAATTGCACAAG GGAGTGAAGGCTTTGCTCAATGGCTTGAGGACCCATCATATCCCAATACTACCTTGTTCTGGAAGGTTATTCATG GAAGCGGTACAATCCAGCAGGATATTTCAAAGTCTTTGACTTACTATGTTGCAGTGGGTAACTTGAACTCAGAAGAAGTTGAG GTGCAATTAGACATCAGAGTTAAGGCTCTCCTGTATAACACAACTGAGGCATATTATAATTGTGCTGTGGCCGATGGAGGTTGTAGCTTGAAAATGTTTTTCCCCAATGGAAATGCTGCTGTTTTAACCTCTCCAAGTTCAGAACAG GTTCCCACTGGTTACTTATGCAATGTTAAACTGTCCTATGGACCTCGATGGATCACTTACCTTTTTGGCATAG GTGTAATGACCCTCCTCATGTTACTGGGCTTCCACTTTTTGAACAATTTCCAGTGTTCCCGCTATGACCAAACCAGATTTCAGTTTGGTGACATAAGACAAGAGAGAACCCCTCTTCTTTCACAAAAAGATGATGATTTGTCAAGTTGGGATTCATCTTATGATTCTGTGACGGAAGATGATGAAGATCTTGAAGACAGACTGGCCTCAAGTTCACTTGAAGGGAAGCCACTGAAAGATGGCGACTACAATAACAATATTCGGCGTCTTTGTGCAATTTGCTTTGATGCTCCTAGAGATTGTTTTTTCCTCCCCTGTGGCCACTGTGTGGCTTGTTTTGCATGCGGAACAAG GGTTGCTGAATTGGCAGGTACTTGCCCCATTTGTCGCAGGAACATGAAGAAGGTCAGAAAGATATTTTCAGTTTGA
- the LOC127791137 gene encoding E3 ubiquitin-protein ligase APD2 isoform X2 encodes MDAPDWTSQVHAAAASTSWSSSFARREFSGDAAASSSSSPVEEEAVPEVRNQHQSVEGQASVSNHIHYTGTVEGETSVLVREDTWSCIVVILTFWFFVSMTFIFGVYGSENLQFGPNSSLLIKPNPIFVDYIKLKQSGEGNVGPILYGLYKDPPLDVVTTWSSILNISVLAGIHKEWVYMLNKGSQINISYSVSSSRPSSLILIIAQGSEGFAQWLEDPSYPNTTLFWKVIHGSGTIQQDISKSLTYYVAVGNLNSEEVEVQLDIRVKALLYNTTEAYYNCAVADGGCSLKMFFPNGNAAVLTSPSSEQVPTGYLCNVKLSYGPRWITYLFGIGVMTLLMLLGFHFLNNFQCSRYDQTRFQFGDIRQERTPLLSQKDDDLSSWDSSYDSVTEDDEDLEDRLASSSLEGKPLKDGDYNNNIRRLCAICFDAPRDCFFLPCGHCVACFACGTRLS; translated from the exons ATGGACGCACCAGATTGGACTTCGCAGGTGCatgccgccgccgcctccaCCTCGTGGTCTTCGTCGTTCGCCAGAAGGGAATTTTCAGGGGATGCGGCGGCGTCGTCTTCCTCTTCGCCGGTGGAAGAGGAGGCGGTGCCGGAGGTTCGCAATCAACATCAGTCCGTCGAGGGACAGGCGAGCGTCTCTAACCATATACACTACACAGGAACAGTAGAGGGGGAGACCTCGGTACTGGTCCGAGAAGATACCTGGTCTTGCATCGTCGTCATCCTCACCTTTTGGTTCTTCG TTTCAATGACTTTCATTTTTGGTGTGTATGGTTCTGAGAATCTACAATTTGGCCCCAACAGCTCACTTCTAATAAAGCCTAATCCCATTTTTGTGGATTATATAAAG TTGAAGCAATCAGGTGAGGGAAATGTTGGTCCTATtctatatggattatataaaGACCCACCTCTCGATGTTGTAACTACTTGGTCATCAATCCTGAACATATCTGTCCTTGCTGGTATTCACAAG GAATGggtatatatgttaaataaaggatctcaaataaatatttcatacaGCGTGAGCTCCTCGCGGCCATCTTCTCTAATCCTTATAATTGCACAAG GGAGTGAAGGCTTTGCTCAATGGCTTGAGGACCCATCATATCCCAATACTACCTTGTTCTGGAAGGTTATTCATG GAAGCGGTACAATCCAGCAGGATATTTCAAAGTCTTTGACTTACTATGTTGCAGTGGGTAACTTGAACTCAGAAGAAGTTGAG GTGCAATTAGACATCAGAGTTAAGGCTCTCCTGTATAACACAACTGAGGCATATTATAATTGTGCTGTGGCCGATGGAGGTTGTAGCTTGAAAATGTTTTTCCCCAATGGAAATGCTGCTGTTTTAACCTCTCCAAGTTCAGAACAG GTTCCCACTGGTTACTTATGCAATGTTAAACTGTCCTATGGACCTCGATGGATCACTTACCTTTTTGGCATAG GTGTAATGACCCTCCTCATGTTACTGGGCTTCCACTTTTTGAACAATTTCCAGTGTTCCCGCTATGACCAAACCAGATTTCAGTTTGGTGACATAAGACAAGAGAGAACCCCTCTTCTTTCACAAAAAGATGATGATTTGTCAAGTTGGGATTCATCTTATGATTCTGTGACGGAAGATGATGAAGATCTTGAAGACAGACTGGCCTCAAGTTCACTTGAAGGGAAGCCACTGAAAGATGGCGACTACAATAACAATATTCGGCGTCTTTGTGCAATTTGCTTTGATGCTCCTAGAGATTGTTTTTTCCTCCCCTGTGGCCACTGTGTGGCTTGTTTTGCATGCGGAACAAG GTTGTCATGA
- the LOC127790653 gene encoding LIMR family protein At5g01460-like, which produces MGDFNLALVIVAIVVCVLVFLFNVYLLVNFQHPDDANQAYFPKFVVVLGLSVAAISILMLPADVANRQACRHAIYNGACNLTLPMKELWLAVYILDAVLVFFIIPFAMFYYEGDQDKTVGKRMKSALMWVVTTAIVCALLLGILYGLVGKVDFTVRHLSSGTTNFPSTWEFTSNQQCIGNGVHQCSAYSASASSETTWTMRATFPEYVVALATIVGSVLFTIFGGVGIACLPLGLIFSFIRRPKAVITRSQYIKEATELSKKARELKKAADALHQEERSGSKGRKWRKNVKAVEKELLLLEEDVNALEEMYPQGEKAEAAWAMTVLGYLAKLLLGVIGLVVSVAWVAHIVIYLLIKPPLSPFLNEVFIKLDDIWGLLGTVAFAFFCFYLLVAVIAGAMMLGLRLVFITIHPMKWEGTLMNSFLFNVGLILLCSISVIQFCATAFGYYAQATAAQEIFGHTLQSLRGIKYLYKYNLFQIVFIVLAGLTFVYYAAFGWRRKKPSGRFQLSS; this is translated from the exons ATGGGCGATTTCAACCTCGCCCTGGTGATCGTCGCCATAGTTGTCTGTGTTTTGGTCTTCCTCTTCAATGTTTACCTCCTTGTCAACTTCCAGCACCCCGACGATGCCAACCAGGCCTACTTTCCCAAATTCGTCGTCGTGCTGGGCCTCTCTGTGGCCGCAATCTCCATTCTCATGTTACCGGCAGACGTTGCCAATCGGCAGGCTTGCCGGCACGCGATCTACAACGGTGCCTGTAACCTTACCTTGCCTATGAAGGAGCTCTGGCTCGCTGTCTACATTCTGGACGCCGTTCTTGTTTTCTTCATCATACCTTTTGCCATGTTCTACTACGAAGGCGACCAAGACAA gaCCGTTGGCAAACGGATGAAAAGCGCTTTGATGTGGGTTGTGACTACAGCTATTGTTTGTGCTCTGCTCCTCGGAATTTTATACG GGCTTGTTGGAAAGGTTGACTTCACTGTCAGGCACCTGTCTTCAGGCACTACTAACTTCCCCAGTACCTGGGAGTTCACGAGCAATCAACAATGCATTGGGAATGGTGTCCACCAG TGTTCAGCATATTCTGCAAGTGCTTCATCAGAGACAACATGGACCATGCGTGCTACCTTCCCTGAATATGTTGTTGCTCTGGCTACCATTGTTGGATCTGTTCTTTTCACC ATATTTGGTGGTGTTGGCATTGCTTGTCTGCCACTAGGGcttatattttcattcattaggCGTCCAAAAGCTGTTATCACTCGCTCACAGTATATCAAG GAAGCAACTGAACTAAGTAAGAAGGCAAGAGAATTGAAGAAAGCAGCTGATGCACTTCATCAGGAAGAAAGGAGTGGCTCAAAGGGAAGGAAGTGGCGTAAGAATGTCAAGGCAGTAGAAAAG GAACTGCTTCTTCTGGAAGAAGATGTGAATGCTTTAGAAGAGATGTACCCTCAAGGTGAAAAG GCTGAGGCTGCTTGGGCTATGACTGTTCTGGGTTACTTGGCCAAACTATTGTTGGGAGTTATAGG GTTAGTTGTTTCAGTGGCTTGGGTTGCACATATTGTAATATATCTGTTGATCAAGCCTCCTCTTTCTCCCTTCTTAAATGAGGTTTTCATCAAGTTGGATGACATCTGGG GTCTTCTGGGTACTGTAGCATTTGCATTCTTCTGCTTCTACCTTCTGGTTGCAGTGATTGCTGGGGCAATGATGCTTGGCTTGAGATTAGTTTTCATAACAATCCATCCCATGAA GTGGGAAGGCACTCTCATGAATTCCTTTCTTTTCAATGTGGGACTCATTCTTCTTTGCTCCATCAG TGTGATTCAGTTCTGTGCCACAGCATTTGGGTACTATGCTCAAGCCACTGCTGCACAGGAAATATTTGGTCACACATTGCAATCTCTTCGTGGAATTAAATATCTATACAA GTACAATCTGTTCCAAATAGTGTTCATTGTTCTGGCAGGACTGACGTTTGTGTATTATGCTGCCTTT ggatggagaagaaaaaaaccTAGCGGCAGGTTCCAGCTTTCCAGTTAA
- the LOC127789728 gene encoding vacuolar cation/proton exchanger 3-like yields MASTEAIWLTEDGNIKGMSKEMKHGRTAHNMSSSSLRKKSDIALVSKVPYGLVRQLLANFQEVILGTKLSILFPAIPLAIVAELYGFARPWVFALSLLGLTPLAERVSFLTEQIAYYTGPTVGGLLNATCGNATELIIAILALIQHKVDVVKYSLLGSILSNLLLVLGTSLLCGGLANLSNEQKFERKQADVNSLLLLLALLCHMLPLMFRYAVKSDAVAGRATLQLSRASSIVMLVAYFVYIVFQLWTHRQLFEAQEEEDESDDVVSEEPPAIGFCSGFAWLVGMTAVIALLSEYVVATIEDASATWGLSVSFISIILLPIVGNAAEHAGAIIFAFKNKLDITLGVALGSATQIAMFVVPLSVLVAWIIGIRMDLDFNLLETSSLALAIIVTAFTLQDGTSHYMKGLVLLLCYVVIGACFFVSQTPLNTGHLAQ; encoded by the exons ATGGCTTCAACAGAAGCAATATGGCTGACGGAGGATGGCAACATCAAGGGCATGAGCAAGGAGATGAAGCATGGCCGGACGGCGCACAACATGTCGTCTTCGTCGCTGCGCAAGAAGTCCGATATAGCCCTGGTTTCCAAGGTCCCCTATGGGCTTGTTAGGCAGTTGCTGGCTAACTTTCAGGAGGTTATTCTGGGGACGAAGCTCTCTATTCTCTTTCCCGCCATTCCACTTGCCATTGTTGCAGAGCTCTATGGCTTTGCAAGG CCATGGGTTTTTGCTTTGAGCTTGCTTGGACTCACCCCATTGGCGGAACGTGTCAGCTTCCTCACAGA GCAAATTGCTTACTACACTGGTCCTACAG TGGGAGGGCTTCTGAACGCAACATGTGGAAATGCCACAGAGCTTATAATAGCAATACTTGCTCTGATCCAGCACAAAGTAGATGTAGTCAAGTACTCTCTCTTGGGCTCCATTCTCTCCAACCTTCTCTTGGTTCTTGGCACTTCTCTCTTGTGTGGTGGCCTCGCCAACCTTTCcaatgaacaaaaatttgagaGG AAACAAGCCGATGTGAATTCACTCTTGCTGTTGCTGGCACTGCTGTGCCACATGCTGCCACTGATGTTCCGATACGCCGTGAAGTCCGATGCGGTGGCCGGAAGAGCGACGCTGCAGTTGTCGAGAGCCAGTAGCATTGTGATGCTGGTCGCCTACTTCGTGTACATTGTGTTCCAATTGTGGACTCACAGGCAGCTGTTTGAGGCACAAGAG gaagaagatgagagtgACGATGTGGTCTCGGAAGAACCACCGGCGATCGGATTCTGCAGTGGATTTGCTTGGCTAGTTGGCATGACGGCGGTCATAGCCCTCTTGTCGGAGTACGTGGTGGCGACGATTGAG GATGCATCAGCAACTTGGGGCCTCTCTGTAAGCTTCATCAGCATAATCTTGCTGCCAATTGTTGGAAATGCAGCTGAGCATGCGGGAGCCATTATATTTGCTTTTAAGAACAAGTTG GATATAACTTTGGGAGTTGCTCTTGGATCCGCAACCCAAATCGCCATGTTTGTG GTTCCATTAAGCGTGCTGGTTGCTTGGATAATCGGTATCAGGATGGACCTTGATTTCAATCTCCTTGAGACCAGCTCCCTCGCTCTTGCCATCATTGTCACAGCCTTCACTTTACAG GATGGAACTTCTCATTACATGAAAGGATTAGTTCTTCTGCTCTGCTACGTTGTTATCGGAGCCTGCTTTTTCGTTTCTCAAACGCCATTAA ACACAGGCCATTTGGCGCAGTAG